The Bacteroidota bacterium genomic sequence AACTCGGTAGCAGATTGATTTTTCAAATCCCAAAACTGCAATTTTCCCTGTTTTCGAAACTGCTTCAAATAGTTGAGAAATTTGCCTTTAAAAGTAGAGCTAAGAGCCTCGACATTAAACAAATAGTCGCCATCTGATTGGGTCGATTTCCATTTGTTGTTTTTTGTGATTCCGCCGGCAGGGATAATGCAATGTAAATGAGGGTGATACTCCAAATTCTGTTTCCAAGTGTGCAGAATTGCAATCATGCCCATTTCGGCCTCAAGACGGTTTCTTTTGTCTTTCGAAAAGCTGTCGATAGTTTCCCAGGCTGTCTTGAATAGCAAGTTGTACAGCATTTTTTTGTTGAACTTAAAAAGCGTTCGCAATTCTGCCGGAACAGTAAAAACCGTGTGATGATATTTCACAGGCAGAATATCGTTTTTTCTGGCAAATATCCATTTGTCTTTATTAACTGCCTGACAGTTTGGGCAATGTCGATTTCCACAGGAGTTGTAATGAGTTTGAACTTCTCCGCAATCTTCACAGGCTTGAACATTGTAGCCCAAATCGCCAGATTTGCAGGCAATAATGCTTTTCATTGCGCGATGCTGTTCAAGGGTAGCAGAATTGTGCTGTAAATATTCGTCGGCAAAAGTCCGAAAAACTATATTTATCGGCGAATTCATGGCAGCTTTTCCCATTTGTCGAGCGGACTAAAACCTTTCACTAGCGGAATTTCGCTAATGTGAAGATAAATCATGGTGGTTTTGACAGAAGCATGACCCAAAATATATTGCAATGTCTTGATATTCATGCCATCTTCGAGAGCATGTGAGGCAAAACTGTGGCGAAGTTCGTGAAGGGTAATTTTTTTGATTCCCGAGTTTTTTATTGCCGTAGTCAAAGCGTGCCTCAAACCGCTGGCAGATAGCGGCTCTCCTTTGCGAGCACCATTAAAAAGATATACTTGCGGATAACTTTTCAGGTAATAATCTCGCAATTTAGGCAGAAGTTTTTCTGAAAGCACAGTGTAGCGGTCTTTTTGGCCTTTGCCACCATTTATCCTGATTCGGAACTTGCCGTCGCCGGTGTCAAGGTCTTCGATTTTCAGATTCAGGAGCTCGTTTCGCCTGAGCCCAGTTGCATAAAGAAGCATCAGCATTAGCTTGTGTTTCAAATTCAGAGCCGAACTGAAAAGCTTAAAAAGCTCTTCGCTACTGCAAACCGAAGGCAAATCTTTTTCTTCTTTCGGATAAGGAATTTTGAATGCAAATTCTTCATTATCAGCAATAGAACTGTAGTACCATCGAAGACCGGCAACATAAATTTTTATGGTTCGCCAAGCTCTGAATTTGTGGTACTGAAGCATATGTAACCAATCAATAATTTCATCAATTTCCGTATCGTCAGGATGTTTTGAAGTGTATTTGCACAAATACTCAACTGCCCGCACATAGTTCCGTACCGTTTGCTCAGAATGATTACTCACTAAAAGCCTTTTTCGCATTTTGTCTAATATTTCAGACAATTCTTTTACCGTAAATTCACTTTTTTTCTCCATCTTTACATATTTTAAATTAATAAAGATGATCTTACGAAATTATTACTGAATTAGCTGGCTTGGGTTTAGTTCAACATGCTGTATAAATCATTAAATGAACCGATTCATACAGCTATTCGTTAGCCACAAGCAAATGAGAACATTATGAAAAAACTCATCACAAATATTGATTTTACAACATTATTTGGTTCTTCTTTAGGTTTTCAAAATGACATTATTGCAAAGAAAGGCTTGAGTTTATCAAGATTGTTAAATATTAGCAATTTAGTTGAATCAATAGTTTTAAACTCTAAAATACAATTCGAACTTGGAAATACTCCAATTTGGGAACCATATAGAGATTCATTAGAAAAAACTATTTTATACCAAATTCTTTCAAAAGAAAGAAAAATGCTTTCCATTATTGAAGAACCTATTGATAATGATGAAATTCTAATTGGGGACTTACTAAAAACTATTTCCAATGAAATCTATGAAGAAGATTTAAAGTCTTTAAAATGGGCTGTAAGCTTTAGAGGAGGAATATTTAATGAGCTTAGAGAATTCCCTAGACTGAACACATTTGATGATAACACAAATAACTCATTTACTGACAGATATCTAAATGTCATTAAAGAAACTTTTACAAAAACGGAGCAGCAAGATTTTATCAAA encodes the following:
- a CDS encoding IS91 family transposase, whose amino-acid sequence is MNSPINIVFRTFADEYLQHNSATLEQHRAMKSIIACKSGDLGYNVQACEDCGEVQTHYNSCGNRHCPNCQAVNKDKWIFARKNDILPVKYHHTVFTVPAELRTLFKFNKKMLYNLLFKTAWETIDSFSKDKRNRLEAEMGMIAILHTWKQNLEYHPHLHCIIPAGGITKNNKWKSTQSDGDYLFNVEALSSTFKGKFLNYLKQFRKQGKLQFWDLKNQSATEFFYNLKENLYNADWVVYSKKSFESEHSVFEYLGRYTHKIAISNFRIKEVSDKAVSFSYTDRSDNYKTKIRTLYGVKFIKLFIQHVLPSRFMKIRNYGFLSSRNKTAKLAKLFAYFCLGKYVKATNLSTLEFIKQFYEMDVTKCSECGGRLITIELRERPKSRASPKIQHMLETTKTV
- a CDS encoding tyrosine-type recombinase/integrase, coding for MEKKSEFTVKELSEILDKMRKRLLVSNHSEQTVRNYVRAVEYLCKYTSKHPDDTEIDEIIDWLHMLQYHKFRAWRTIKIYVAGLRWYYSSIADNEEFAFKIPYPKEEKDLPSVCSSEELFKLFSSALNLKHKLMLMLLYATGLRRNELLNLKIEDLDTGDGKFRIRINGGKGQKDRYTVLSEKLLPKLRDYYLKSYPQVYLFNGARKGEPLSASGLRHALTTAIKNSGIKKITLHELRHSFASHALEDGMNIKTLQYILGHASVKTTMIYLHISEIPLVKGFSPLDKWEKLP